Proteins encoded in a region of the Cyclopterus lumpus isolate fCycLum1 chromosome 23, fCycLum1.pri, whole genome shotgun sequence genome:
- the bcat1 gene encoding branched-chain-amino-acid aminotransferase, cytosolic, with the protein MADGSIPSFKAADLVIELSSTPKTKLDEPAFGNVFTDHMLTIEWSASDGWQAPLIKPFGNLSLHPACSSLHYGIQLFEGLKAFRGDDNQLRLFRPMLNMNRMSNSAKRACLPAFDQSELLECIRRLVEIDQDWVPHSESASLYIRPTFLGTERSLGVKKPANALLYVILCRVGSYFNSETKGLSLWADPKYTRAWKGGTGNYKMGGNYGCSLLAQYEAEDHGCQQVLWLYGEDHQITEAGTMNIFLHWITEDGEEELATPPLDGIILPGVTRQSILELTRKWGEFKVTERYLTMSQLCSALKQLRVKEVFGSGTACMICPIGHIVYQGENLHIPCKEDSQLTSRIAKELIDIQHGRTASDWTLLV; encoded by the exons ATGGCTGACGGCAGCATTCCAAGCTTCAAG GCGGCTGACCTGGTCATCGAGCTGTCCTCCACTCCAAAGACCAAACTGGACGAGCCTGCCTTCGGGAACGTCTTCACTGACCACATGCTGACCATAGAGTGGAGTGCGAGTGACGGCTGGCAGGCTCCGCTCATCAAGCCCTTTGGAAACCTGTCACTCCACCCGGCCTGTTCGTCACTACACTACGGCATACAG CTGTTTGAAGGGTTGAAGGCGTTTCGTGGGGATGACAACCAACTGCGTCTCTTCAGACCGATGCTCAACATGAACCGCATGTCCAACTCTGCTAAGAGAGCTTGCCTGCCT GCCTTTGATCAGTCAGAGCTTCTGGAGTGCATCAGGCGACTGGTAGAGATCGACCAGGACTGGGTTCCTCACTCAGAATCGGCCAGTCTGTACATCAGACCGACATTCCTTGGCACTGAG CGATCTCTGGGTGTAAAGAAGCCTGCCAATGCCTTGCTGTATGTGATCTTGTGTCGAGTGGGCTCTTACTTCAACAGTGAGACAAAGGGTCTGTCCTTGTGGGCCGACCCAAAGTACACACGGGCCTGGAAAGGAGGGACTGGAAACTACAAGATGGGCGG AAACTACGGGTGTTCTTTGTTGGCCCAGTATGAAGCAGAGGATCATGGGTGCCAGCAGGTGCTGTGGCTGTACGGGGAGGACCACCAGATCACAGAGGCAGGCACCATGAACATCTTCCTCCACTGGATCACTGAGGATGGAG agGAGGAACTTGCAACTCCACCACTGGACGGCATCATACTCCCAGGTGTAACCCGACAGAGCATCCTGGAACTGACCAGGAAATGg GGGGAGTTTAAGGTGACGGAGCGCTACCTGACCATGAGCCAGCTGTGCTCTGCTCTGAAGCAGCTGCGGGTCAAAGAGGTATTTGGCTCCGGGACTGCCTGCATGATCTGTCCCATCGGACACATTGTTTACCAGGGAGAG aaCTTGCACATCCCCTGTAAGGAAGACTCGCAGTTGACTTCACGGATAGCAAAGGAACTCATAGATATACAG CATGGACGCACGGCCAGCGACTGGACTCTCCTGGTGTAG